From Peromyscus maniculatus bairdii isolate BWxNUB_F1_BW_parent chromosome 8, HU_Pman_BW_mat_3.1, whole genome shotgun sequence, a single genomic window includes:
- the Timm22 gene encoding mitochondrial import inner membrane translocase subunit Tim22, protein MAAAAPKAGGSAPEAAGSAEAPLQYSLLLQYLVGDKRQPRLLEPGSLGGIPSPSKSEEQKMIERAMESCAFKAVLACVGGFVLGGAFGVFTAGIDTNVGFDPKDPYRTPTAREVLKDMGQRGMSYAKNFAIVGAMFSCTECLVESYRGKSDWKNSVISGCITGGAIGFRAGVKAGAIGCGGFAAFSAAIDYYLR, encoded by the exons ATGGCGGCCGCTGCCCCCAAGGCCGGGGGTTCAGCTCCCGAGGCGGCAGGTTCCGCCGAAGCTCCTCTGCAGTACAGCCTTCTTCTGCAGTACCTGGTGGGCGACAAGCGTCAGCCCCGGCTCCTGGAGCCTGGCAGCCTGGGCGGGATCCCGAGTCCCTCCAAGAGCGAGGAGCAGAAGATGATCGAGAGGGCGATGGAAAGCTGCGCTTTCAAGGCTGTGCTAGCCTGCGTGGGAG GATTTGTCTTGGGAGGTGCATTTGGGGTCTTTACAGCCGGCATTGATACGAATGTAGGCTTTGACCCTAAGGACCCTTACCGGACACCAACCGCAAGAGAAGTTCTGAAAGACATGGGACAAAGAGGAATGTCCTACGCCAAAAATTTTGCCATTGTGGGCGCCATGTTTTCGTGTACCGAGTGTTTGGTAGAATCT TACCGGGGGAAGTCGGACTGGAAGAACAGCGTCATCAGTGGCTGCATCACTGGCGGAGCCATTGGTTTCAGAG CTGGTGTGAAGGCCGGGGCCATAGGTTGTGGAGGCTTTGCCGCTTTCTCTGCTGCAATCGATTATTACCTACGGTGA